The genomic segment ACGCGGCGCGGGGAAGCCCGGCTCGGCCCCGCCGTCGCTCAAGCCGATCCCGATGGAACTGGGCGAAAGCCTGCGCGACATCGGCGATCCGGAACTGAGGACAGTGCTGGAGAGTTTGGCGCGCAGCCTGGGTGCGCAAGAGGAAGGGGAACAATGAAGGGTCTGATCCGTGCCGGTGCAGTGGTGGGCTTCGCGCTGATGAGCGTGGGCGCCGCGCCCAACTGGCTTGTAACCGTCAGCAAGACCGATGGCGGCCACTTGCTGGGCAATCCGAATGCCAAGGTGAAGCTGACCACTTTCGAAAGCTATACCTGCCCCCATTGCGCCGATTTCGAAAAGGAAGCCGGGGCCGAACTGCGCATTTCCTTTGTCCAGTCGGGCAAAGTGTCGCTGGAAGTGCGCCACGCTCTGCGCGATCCGGTGGACCTTACCGCCGCCATGCTGACCGAATGCGTCGCGCCGGGTAAGTTCTTCGCCACGCATCAGGCCATCTTCCGCAATTTCGACCAGATCGCCCGCACCCTGACCACGTCCACCAAGGCGCAGCAGGATCGCTGGTATGGGCAGGACAAGGCCGCCGCCCGCCGTGCGATCGCGTCCGATTTCGGGTTCTATCCGATCGTCGCGTCGCAGGGGCTTACCCGCGCGCAAGCCGATCAGTGCCTGAACAACAATGCGCTGGCCAAGCGCCTTGCCGAACAGGACAGGGCGGATGAAGAAAAATACAACATCACCGGAACGCCCAGCTTCGCCATCAACGGCGTAAGGCTGATTGCAACATATCAATGGTCGCTTCTCAAGCCGCAGCTCGACGCGCGGCTCTAGACAGAAAATCGGGGGGTTAAGCTGTGCAAAACCGGCGATGCCCCGCCCTCCTCGCTTCTATGCCCACAAACGATGGGCTAGCCTCAAGGGATTGATCACGATGGATGCCATGAAGACTTTCCGCCGCCTTGCCACCCTTTCCGTCGCTCTTCCGCTCACGCTGGCCATTGCGGCCTGTGGCGGCAGCGATACTGCGGAAGGCGAACTGCCCAAAGCGGCCGAACCTATCGCCCACATAGCGCCGCCTGCCGGCCAGCAATGGGCCGATGTCGCCGTGGAAACGCCCGAAGGCGGCTTCCGCATCGGCAACCCCGACGCACCGCTCAAGCTGGTGGAATATGCCAGCCACACCTGCTCCCACTGCGCCGAATTCTCAGTGGAAGGCGCCGAGAAGCTGCGCGACGATTACGTCGCCAGCGGCGTACTGAGCTATGAAATCCGCAATCTCATCCGCGAACCGCTGGATCTGACCATTGCCACGCTGGCCCGCTGCAGCGGCCCGGCAGCATTCCACCCGCTGGCGGAACAGGCATGGGCCAATCTCGGCCCGATCTTCGATACAACGAACAAGAACCAGTCGGTCTATGCGGCCGCCATGCAGAAGACGGGCGGCGCCCGCTTCCAGGGCATTGCCGAGGCTGCCGGCCTGTATGACTTCTTCGCGCAGCGCGGCATCAGCCGCGATCAGGCGATGCAGTGCCTTGGCGATGTGAACAAGATCACCGCGATCGTGAACCGATCGGACAAGGATTCGAAGGATCTCAACATCACCGGCACGCCCACGTTCTTCCTCAACGGGCAGCGGATCGAATTCACCACCTGGGAAGCGGTGGAACCGGTCCTCCAGAATGCCGGCGCGCGCTGACGGGCCCGCATAAAGGACGGCGATGCGGATCAGGAAGCTCAAACTCAGCGGTTTCAAGAGCTTCGTAGAACCGGCAGAGCTGCGCATTGAACCGGGGCTGACGGGTGTCGTCGGCCCCAACGGTTGCGGCAAATCCAACCTGCTTGAAGCGATCCGCTGGGTGATGGGCGAAAACTCGCCCAAATCCATGCGCTCGGGCGGGATGGAAGACGTGATCTTCGCCGGCACTGCCCAGCGCCCGCCCCGCGCCTTTGCCGAAGTGGTGCTGCATGCCGAAAGCGGCGACGGCGATGAACTGGAAGTTACCCGACGGATCGAACGCGGCGCGGGCAGCGCCTATCGCGTGAACGGGCGCGACGTGCGCGCCAAGGACGTAGCGCTGGTCTTTGCCGATGCCGCAACCGGCGCACATAGCCCGGCGCTCGTCAGCCAGGGCAAGATCGCCGCGGTCATCGCCGCAAAGCCCGCCGAGCGGCGCATGATGCTGGAAGAGGCGGCCGGGATCGCCGGGCTGCATGTTCGCCGCCGCGATGCCGAAAGCAAGCTGCGCCAGACCGAGGCCAACCTTGCCCGGCTGGAAGATTTGATGGCGGGGCTGGACACCCAGATCGCCTCGCTTCGCCGTCAGGCCAAGCAGGCGGAACGCTACAAGGCGCTGTCCGAGAAGATTCAGCTGGCCGAGGCGCGGCTGCTGTTCGCCCGCTGGCGCGACGCCGCCGCCGCCGCTGACGAGGCTCGCAAGGCCGCCCGCGCGGCGGATGACCGCGTAAGCACGGCCCAGAAGGACACGGCCGAAGCGCAGAAGGCGCAGGCCGAACTGGCCCAGAAACTGGCCGATGCACGCGAGGAACTGGCCGACCGGCGGGACGATACTACCGCCCACGGCCACCGCATGGCCGCGCTCACAACCCAGCTCGAAGCCGCCGAACAGCGCCTCGCCGATCTCCAGCGCCAGCAGCGCCGGCTGGAGGAAGATCGCAGCGAGGCCGACCGGCTGACCCGCGACGCCGCGGAGGCGCTCGCCCGCCTGCAGGCGGAACTCGCGCAATCCGAGAAGGATTTGCAGGATGATGAGGCGCGCCGCCCCTCCTTCCTGATCGCCGCCGAACGCGCGGAAGCAGCGGCCCGGACGGCGGAACTTGACCTTGCCCGCGCCACTGCCGATCATGCCGGGGTCGAAGCGGAATGGCGCGTGGCCGAAGCCGAAGTCTCCCAGGCAGAGGCCCGGCTTGCCCGGCTGGATGCGGAGGCCCGACGGCAGGAAGACACGCGCGCGGCGCTGTCCAGCGCGGGCGATCCGGAAGAGGCAGTAATCCGCGCCAGGCAGGCAGCGGAAGATGCGGCGAAGCGCCTTGGCGATTTGCGCGACGGGCTGACCGCCCGGCAGGAACGCAAGACCGAGCTTTCCGCCGCACGTGACGAAGCCGCCAGCGCCCTGGCAGCCGCAAAGGCGGAGCTTGCCGGTATTGAACGTGAATTCAATGCCTTGCAACGCGATCGTGAGGCCCGGGCGAAGCAGGCATCGAACAAGCATGGCATGCCCGCCGCGCTGGACAAGGTTCGCGCCGCGCCCGGTTTTGAGCGGGCGCTGGCCGCCGTGCTGGGCCGCGATGCCAAGGCTCCATTGGGTAAACCGGATGCGGGTACAGAAGGCCGCTTCTGGGCCGGAAGCGACGCGCCCGCGCCCGTGGCCGACAGTCTGGCAGCCCATGTGCCCGAATGCCCGCCCCAGCTCGCCGCGCGGCTTGCGCTGGTCCATGTGGCGGATAGCGACGACGGTCGCGCGCTGAAGCCGGGCGAATGGCTGGTGACGAAGGACGGCTTCCTGCGGCGCTGGGATGGTTTTCTGGCGCGCGGCGAAGGCGCTGCCGAGGCGGCACGGCTGGAGGCAGAGAACCGCTTTGCCGAACTGGAAGGGCAATTGCCGCCCAGGCGGGCCGCCGCAGCCGAGGCTGAAGAGCGGCAGGCGACCACGCAGAGCGAACTGAGCGCCTTGCAGCAGGCATTGATCGCGGCCGAACGGGAGATTGCGCAGGCTTCCGAGGCGGAACGTGCCGCATTGCGTTCACTCGATCAGGCGGAAGCCGCGCGGGAACGCCATGCCGCGCGGCTTGTAGAACTGGATGCCGCCAAGGCCGACCTTGCCGAACAGCGCCAGATGGCCGAGGCCGAACTCGCAACCGCTCAGGCCAGGCGCGCCGCCCTGCCCCATCCCGAAACCGGGCGAGCCGCTCTCGCGGCTGCGCAGGCGAAGCATGAGGCCTCCCGCATCGGGATGCAGTCCGCCGCAGCAGCCCTTGCCGCTCACGATCAGGCGCTGGCCGTGGCGCGAGAGCGGCGCGCAGCCCGCGCCGCCGACATCAAGGGATGGGAAGCGCGCGCGGGGGACGCCACACGCCGTCTGGCGGATATGGAACGCCGCTTCGAGGAAATCGCCGAGGAACGCGCGGTGATCGAGGCCAAGCCAGCATCGCTGGTGGCGGAGATCGAACGCGGCGGCGAATTGCGCGCCCGGCTGGCCGAAGAACTCGCAGCGGCAGAGGCCACACTGGCAGCCGTGACGCAGGAAGCACAGGCCGCCGACAGTCTGCTTGCCCGGCTGAACGAAGCGCTCTCCACCGCGCGCGAAGACCGCGCCGGGGCTGCCGCGCGGGCGGAAAACGAGGAATCCCGGCGCGAGGAAATGTCGCGCCTTTCGGGCGAACGCTTCCAGTGCTCACCCCCGCTGCTGTGCGGGCGCTTCCAGTTCGAGGCGAGTGAAGTCGCCGGATCGGCGGAGGAATCCGCCACGATGGACCGCCTGACAGGCGAGCGCGAACGTATCGGCCCGGTCAATCTCGTCGCGGCCGAGGAATTGGAAAAAATCGAGGCCGAACACGGTAACAGCGCCGCCGAACAGGCGGAACTGGCCGAAGCGGTCAATCGCCTGCGCGGTTCCATCGGCAACCTCAACCGCGAAGGGCGCGAACGCCTGCGCGCCGCCTTCGAGGAAGTGGACCAGCACTTCCAGCGCCTGTTCACACGCCTGTTCGAAGGCGGCAATGCCCATCTCGCGCTGGTCGATTCCGACGATCCGCTGGAAGCGGGACTTGAGATCTACGCCCAGCCGCCGGGCAAGCGGCTTCAGTCGCTCACCCTGCTTTCAGGCGGGGAACAGGCGCTTACCGCCGTTGCGCTGATCTTTGCCCTGTTCCTGACCAACCCGGCGCCGATCTGCGTTCTGGACGAAGTGGACGCACCGCTGGACGATGCGAATATCGACCGTTTCTGCGATCTGCTGGAGGCAATGGCGCAGGAAACCGACACGCGATACCTGATCGTGACGCATAACGCCGTGACCATGAGCCGAATGCACCGCCTGTTCGGCGTGACCATGGTGGAAAAGGGCGTCAGCCGCCTCGTCAGCGTGGACCTTGGCGGGGCAGAGGAATTGCTGGCGGCCGAATAGACCGCCGCGCCCCGTTCAAATCCGCGTGGCCGACAATTGCTCGCACCAATGGTCTTGGCGCTCGCCGATCACGCGATCCAGCGCAAAACCCAGTTCCTCGCCATCCAGTTCCTCGACCCGTTCGAAACTGAATGCGTCACCGCCATGCTCACGCCATGCCTGCTGCAGGCTGCGATGCGGGCAGGAACCGAGGCGCAGGGTAAACCACAGACGATTGTGAATGGTCGAAAGATCGGGCGCCCGCCCCACCCAGCATTCACCTGTTGCAGCACACTGCACAGCGTAAATGCCGGGAATGGCCACCCGCTCCTTATAGGCCGCAATCGCCGCGCGGCGTTTTTCCAGATCCATCGTCAGCCCTTCGTTCAATCATTTTTACCCGGATATATTATACGCCTCACGCCTCACTAAGGCAATTAAATCCGGGTGAAATTATGATCTGACGAGAAGGCGCTGGGTAGCGATTACCCCAGAACCAGCTGCGGCCCGGGGCCGCGCGCGGCCATCCGGTCATCCTTGTTGTAGAGTTGGCACTTGTGCAGGCTGAGACAGCCGCAGCCGATGCATTGATCCAGCTGGTTGCGCGTACGGGTGAGCAGTTTGATCTTCTCGTCAATCGCCACGCGCATGGACCGGCTGATGCGCTGCCAGTCATTGATCGTGGGTGTGCGGCCCTGCGGCAATTGCGCCAGTTCCGCCTCGATCTCCGCAAGGCCCAGCCCCAGTTTCTGCGCGACAAGGATGAAGCTGACCCGCCGAATATCAGAACGCAGGAAGCGCCGCTGGTTGCCACCGGTGCGGAGCGAGGTCAGCAACCCCTTGGATTCATAGAAACGAATGGCCGAAACCGCCACGCCGGTGCGGCGCGCCAGGGTTCCGATCGGAATCAACTGGTCATTGCCCATTTCAGGAATCCCCCAGACCCGAGCGCGTAAATCGATAGCTTGACCTCAACTTAGCTTGAGGTTGCACAAGGGACAAGCCCCGCGATTCGCGACGCCTGATGGCTAACGTGGGCATAAGACAATTGAATGAAGGAACTGGCTTTATGTCACTGAAAAACCCCGGACATGGGCAGCTCGAACATGCGAACCTGACCGTCTCGGACCCGGAGCGCTCTTCCGCCCTGCTGCAGCGGCTACTTGGTTGGCACGAACGCTGGCGCGGCCCCGCGCGAGACGGCGGCTGGACGATCCATGTGGGTGACGAGGCTGCCTATCTGGCGCTTTACACCGATGGACAGGCGCGTGACCGTTTCACGAAGGGCGTCCCGCTCAACCATGTCGGCCTGCTGGTCGACGATCTCGATGCAGCGGAAATGATCGTCAGCGAAACCGGGTTGGAACCCTTCGGCCACGCCGATTACGAGCCGGGGCGGCGGTTCTATTTCTTCGACTGGGACGGCATCGAGTTCGAGGTCGTGAGCTACAATTAGACTGCCCTGCCTGCCCAGGGCTGCGCCGTGCGGTCGATCAGCAATTCCCCGTCATAGGGGCGGCACAGATCGAATGCCTCGCGCGCGGTGCCGCCCAGAAAGGCGGCGCGATCCACCGGGCGGATCAAGGCAGGCATCCTTGTGTGGACCCCGGCCACGCCCGGCCCGGCATCCACGATCACCATGGAATAGACGTCGCCCCACTCGTCACTCGGCCGCCAGAGTCCGGCGGCCGTGCACATCTCGCCATCGGCCAGGCTCAGCCAGGTGCGCGTCTTGCCGCCCTTCGGCCCCTCTGCTTCGGCCCATGCGCTCATGGGGATCAGGCAGCGGCGATGTTCGAAACTGCCCCGCCAGAACTGCCCTGACAGCTTGTCGCTGCGGGCATTGTTCACCGGGCGAGGCTTCAGCAATTGGCCATGCTTGCCGTGGAGCGCCAGCGGGAAGCCCCAATGCATCTGCTGCAATTGCCCGTCGGCAATGACCATGCCCGGATAGCCGGGATAGACTTCCTGCGCCGTGTTGGCCTGCTGGGGAAAGCCGACGCCGAACAGCCGGGCGACCTCGCCCGCAGCCTTGGTCATGCGGTAGAGGTTGCACATCGCGCCGCCCCTGCCGCCCGCGCCTCAGGCGTTTCCGGCCACGAAGCAGGCTGCTGCCACCAGCAATCCGGCGAAGCGGTTGGAGCGGAAGCGATGCAATGCGTTGGCTCCATCGTCCGGATCGAGCGTGAGCACCTGCCACGCGAAGTGGGTCGCCGCCGGGGCCAGCGCCAGCAAAGCCAACCAGTCCGCCCGCAGCAGCCAGATCGCAAGGCCGAAGAAGAACACCGCCCCGGCGAAAAAGGCCCCCACCCCGGCGCGGACATTCTTGCCGAGCGACAGCGCGCTGGAGCCGATACCCACCAGTGCATCGTCTTCCCGGTCCTGCAGGGCGTAGATCGTGTCATAGCCGATGCACCACAGGATCGCCCCAGCATAGAGCGCGGCCAGCACGTCCAGCCGATCGCTCCGCAAGGCAATCCAGCCCACCGGCGCGCCCCAGGTAAAGACCAGCCCCAGCCATGCCTGCGGCCAGCCGGTGATGCGCTTCATGAAGGGATAGGCGGCCACAAGCAGCAGGCTGCCCAGAGCGACAAGCTGGGCAATCGGACGCAATTGCAGCAGTACCACCAGCCCCACGGCACACAGGGCCAGCAGCCATGCCCAGGCGGCGGTGCGGCTGACCCGGCCGCTCGCAACTGGCCGCTGGGCCGTGCGCGCCACCTGCCGGTCAATGTCGGCATCGACGATGTCATTATAGACGCAGCCCGCACCGCGCATGGCAATGGAGCCGAGCAGCATCCACAGGACAAGCTGCCATTGCACTCCTGCCCCGGTAAGCCACACGCCCCATGCGCAGGGCCAGAACAGCAGCCACCAGCCGATGGGCCGGTCAAACCGGGCGAGCGATGCGTAATCGCGCAGCGGAAGCGGAAGCCGGGCGACGATGCCCCTATGCTCGCTATCGGGGACGATCTCGCTGGCCGGAACGGGTTGGGTCATGCCGGTGCCCTACCCCATTCGCGCCATGCACGAAAGAAGGGCGCAGCCTGTCTGTTCGGCAGGGGCCGAACTGCTCGACATGGGTTGCGCAAGGCAACGCATCGCGCAACAAAGGCGGTCCCTTTTGGCCGCTCCCGAGGATTGCCCGATGCGCTTCGTCCCACTTGCCGTTTCCGCCCTGGCTCTGGCTATGCCTGCAGCGGCTTACGCACAGGCGACCCCAGCGACTCCCGCCGGGCAAGAAGCTCTGGAAATCCTCAAGGAAGCGATCGAGGTGCCCACCGTGGCCGGGCGCGGCAATGTTCCCAAACTGGCCGAGAAGCTGACCGCGCGCCTCGTGGCGGCAGGCTTCGATCCGAAGGACATTTCCTTCACTCCGGTGGAGGGCACCGATACGGGCTATTTCATCGTCCGCTATCCGGGCAAGGACCGCAAGGCGAAGCCGGTGGTGGTCAACGTCCATCTCGATGTCGTGGAAGCCAAGCCCGAGGATTGGGAACGCGATCCCTTCACCGCGGTGGTCGAGAATGGCTATGTCTTCGGGCGCGGCGCTTCGGACAACAAGGGCGACACGGCGATGATGCTGGCCGCCGTGATGAAGCTCAAGCGGTCCGGCTGGGTGCCCTCGCGCGATCTGGTGCTGGGCATTTCGGGCGACGAGGAGACGCTGATGCGCTCCACCGCGAAGCTTGCCGAGGCGCTCAAGGATGCCGAACTGGTCATCAATGGCGATGGCGGCGGCGGGGAACTGTCGAACGATTTCCAGCCGATCGTCTACAGTGTGCAGGCGGCAGAAAAATCCTATGCCGATTTCAAGCTGACCGTGACCGATGAAGGCGGTCATTCCAGCCGCCCCGGCAGCTTCAATGCCATCGGCGCCATGTCGCGTGCTTTGGCCAAGGTCGATGCCTATCGCTTCCCGCCCCAGCTCAGCCCGCTGACCAAGGCCTATTGGGAAGGCACCGCGCCCAACGCGCCGGAAGACGTGGCCGAAGCAATGGTGGCCTTCGCCGCCGATCCGAACAACACGGCTGCTGCCGAGCGGCTTTCCGCCCGCCCGGAATATGTCGGCCTGGTGCGCACAACCTGCGTGCCGACCATGGTGAATGGCGGCCACGCGGCCAATGCCCTGCCCCAGTCGGTCACCGCGAATATCAATTGCCGCATCTTCCCCGGCACGTCCCGCGTGCAGGCGGGCGAGATCCTCAAGCAAGTGATCGACGATCCCCGCGTGACGCTGGAAATGATGGACGATGGCTCGATCGAGTCGCCCGAAAGCCCGCTGCGCAAGGACATGATGGATGCCATCACCAAGGCCGTGCACCAGCGCGCGCCGGGCCTCACTGTCGTGCCGCAAATGAGCGCGGGGGCCAGCGATTCGATGTATTTCAGGGCGCTGGGCATTCCCAGCTACGGCGTTTCGGCAATCTTCATGCGGCCGGACGATGAATTCGCCCATGGCCTGAACGAACGCCTGCCCATCGCCACGATCGATCCCGGCGTGAAGCAGTGGGAGACCCTGCTGCGCGAGATCCTGAAGTAAGCGCAGCCGGACCAGCCATGCCTGCCACTCCCGCCTGGCCGCCTCGCAGCGCGCCGCGCCTGTTCGTTCCCGGCCCTCTGGCGGCTGGGGCGGCAGTGACGCTGCATGGCAATCCGGCCAATTACCTCGCCCGGGTAATGCGCGTGGGCGAAGGTGACATCGTAATCCTGTGCGATGACGAGACCGGCGAATGGGCGGCCCGCGTCGCCACCACGGGCAAGCGCGACGTGGTGCTGGAAGTGGTCGAGCGCCTGCGCGAACGCGAGGACGTGCCTGACTTCACCCTGTGCGCCGCCCTGCTGAAGAAGGACCGCTTCGATCTCGTGCTGGAAAAGGCCACCGAATTGGGCGTTCGCGTGATCCAGCCTGTGCTCACCCGTCGCTGCGTGGCCGACAAGCTCAATCTCGAACGTGCACGCGCTCTGGTCGCGGAAGCGGCCGAGCAATGCGCCCGCACTGCCCTGCCCCGCATTGCCGAACCGGTGAAACTGGACGCGCTGCTGAGGGACTGGGACGAAGGCCGCGCCCTGTTCTTCGCTGACGAATTGGGCGGCGAATCTGCCCATTCCGCCTTTGCCGCAAGGAAAGGCCCCGCCGCGCTGTTGACCGGCCCCGAAGGCGGGTTTGACGATGCCGAACGCGAGGCTATCCGCGCCCATCGGGCAACAACCGCAATCACCCTTGGCCCCCGCATCCTGCGCGGCGAAACGGCGGCAATCGCCGCCACCGCGCTGTGGATGGCAGCGGCCGGAGACTGGCAAGAATGACATCCGCAATTTGCGCTGGCGCAGCGCCCCTTAGTGCCCTAACGGCGCCGCTATGAGCACGCGCACAGCGTCAGATGGAGAGGAGCGGCTGATCGAAAGCCGCGATCAACTCGTGGCCCCCATGCAGGCCGGCGAGAAGCCGGTCAGCGCCTGGCGGATCGGGACGGAGCATGAGAAGCTCGTCTTCGCCCGCAACGATCACCACGCCCCTTCCTATGAAGAGACGGGCGGCATTCGCGACATGCTGCTGGCCCTTAAGGAATATGGCTGGGAACCGGTGGAGGAAGGCGGCAACGTCATCGCCATGTCCGGCTCCGACGGTACGGTCAGCCTTGAGCCTGCCGGCCAGCTGGAGCTTTCCGGCGCGCCGTTGG from the Erythrobacter sp. SG61-1L genome contains:
- a CDS encoding VOC family protein, giving the protein MSLKNPGHGQLEHANLTVSDPERSSALLQRLLGWHERWRGPARDGGWTIHVGDEAAYLALYTDGQARDRFTKGVPLNHVGLLVDDLDAAEMIVSETGLEPFGHADYEPGRRFYFFDWDGIEFEVVSYN
- a CDS encoding AAA family ATPase; protein product: MRIRKLKLSGFKSFVEPAELRIEPGLTGVVGPNGCGKSNLLEAIRWVMGENSPKSMRSGGMEDVIFAGTAQRPPRAFAEVVLHAESGDGDELEVTRRIERGAGSAYRVNGRDVRAKDVALVFADAATGAHSPALVSQGKIAAVIAAKPAERRMMLEEAAGIAGLHVRRRDAESKLRQTEANLARLEDLMAGLDTQIASLRRQAKQAERYKALSEKIQLAEARLLFARWRDAAAAADEARKAARAADDRVSTAQKDTAEAQKAQAELAQKLADAREELADRRDDTTAHGHRMAALTTQLEAAEQRLADLQRQQRRLEEDRSEADRLTRDAAEALARLQAELAQSEKDLQDDEARRPSFLIAAERAEAAARTAELDLARATADHAGVEAEWRVAEAEVSQAEARLARLDAEARRQEDTRAALSSAGDPEEAVIRARQAAEDAAKRLGDLRDGLTARQERKTELSAARDEAASALAAAKAELAGIEREFNALQRDREARAKQASNKHGMPAALDKVRAAPGFERALAAVLGRDAKAPLGKPDAGTEGRFWAGSDAPAPVADSLAAHVPECPPQLAARLALVHVADSDDGRALKPGEWLVTKDGFLRRWDGFLARGEGAAEAARLEAENRFAELEGQLPPRRAAAAEAEERQATTQSELSALQQALIAAEREIAQASEAERAALRSLDQAEAARERHAARLVELDAAKADLAEQRQMAEAELATAQARRAALPHPETGRAALAAAQAKHEASRIGMQSAAAALAAHDQALAVARERRAARAADIKGWEARAGDATRRLADMERRFEEIAEERAVIEAKPASLVAEIERGGELRARLAEELAAAEATLAAVTQEAQAADSLLARLNEALSTAREDRAGAAARAENEESRREEMSRLSGERFQCSPPLLCGRFQFEASEVAGSAEESATMDRLTGERERIGPVNLVAAEELEKIEAEHGNSAAEQAELAEAVNRLRGSIGNLNREGRERLRAAFEEVDQHFQRLFTRLFEGGNAHLALVDSDDPLEAGLEIYAQPPGKRLQSLTLLSGGEQALTAVALIFALFLTNPAPICVLDEVDAPLDDANIDRFCDLLEAMAQETDTRYLIVTHNAVTMSRMHRLFGVTMVEKGVSRLVSVDLGGAEELLAAE
- a CDS encoding SOS response-associated peptidase family protein, giving the protein MCNLYRMTKAAGEVARLFGVGFPQQANTAQEVYPGYPGMVIADGQLQQMHWGFPLALHGKHGQLLKPRPVNNARSDKLSGQFWRGSFEHRRCLIPMSAWAEAEGPKGGKTRTWLSLADGEMCTAAGLWRPSDEWGDVYSMVIVDAGPGVAGVHTRMPALIRPVDRAAFLGGTAREAFDLCRPYDGELLIDRTAQPWAGRAV
- the soxR gene encoding redox-sensitive transcriptional activator SoxR, producing MGNDQLIPIGTLARRTGVAVSAIRFYESKGLLTSLRTGGNQRRFLRSDIRRVSFILVAQKLGLGLAEIEAELAQLPQGRTPTINDWQRISRSMRVAIDEKIKLLTRTRNQLDQCIGCGCLSLHKCQLYNKDDRMAARGPGPQLVLG
- a CDS encoding 16S rRNA (uracil(1498)-N(3))-methyltransferase, whose protein sequence is MPATPAWPPRSAPRLFVPGPLAAGAAVTLHGNPANYLARVMRVGEGDIVILCDDETGEWAARVATTGKRDVVLEVVERLREREDVPDFTLCAALLKKDRFDLVLEKATELGVRVIQPVLTRRCVADKLNLERARALVAEAAEQCARTALPRIAEPVKLDALLRDWDEGRALFFADELGGESAHSAFAARKGPAALLTGPEGGFDDAEREAIRAHRATTAITLGPRILRGETAAIAATALWMAAAGDWQE
- a CDS encoding thioredoxin domain-containing protein, with the protein product MDAMKTFRRLATLSVALPLTLAIAACGGSDTAEGELPKAAEPIAHIAPPAGQQWADVAVETPEGGFRIGNPDAPLKLVEYASHTCSHCAEFSVEGAEKLRDDYVASGVLSYEIRNLIREPLDLTIATLARCSGPAAFHPLAEQAWANLGPIFDTTNKNQSVYAAAMQKTGGARFQGIAEAAGLYDFFAQRGISRDQAMQCLGDVNKITAIVNRSDKDSKDLNITGTPTFFLNGQRIEFTTWEAVEPVLQNAGAR
- the ubiA gene encoding 4-hydroxybenzoate octaprenyltransferase, translated to MTQPVPASEIVPDSEHRGIVARLPLPLRDYASLARFDRPIGWWLLFWPCAWGVWLTGAGVQWQLVLWMLLGSIAMRGAGCVYNDIVDADIDRQVARTAQRPVASGRVSRTAAWAWLLALCAVGLVVLLQLRPIAQLVALGSLLLVAAYPFMKRITGWPQAWLGLVFTWGAPVGWIALRSDRLDVLAALYAGAILWCIGYDTIYALQDREDDALVGIGSSALSLGKNVRAGVGAFFAGAVFFFGLAIWLLRADWLALLALAPAATHFAWQVLTLDPDDGANALHRFRSNRFAGLLVAAACFVAGNA
- a CDS encoding GIY-YIG nuclease family protein, with the protein product MNEGLTMDLEKRRAAIAAYKERVAIPGIYAVQCAATGECWVGRAPDLSTIHNRLWFTLRLGSCPHRSLQQAWREHGGDAFSFERVEELDGEELGFALDRVIGERQDHWCEQLSATRI
- a CDS encoding thioredoxin domain-containing protein, which gives rise to MKGLIRAGAVVGFALMSVGAAPNWLVTVSKTDGGHLLGNPNAKVKLTTFESYTCPHCADFEKEAGAELRISFVQSGKVSLEVRHALRDPVDLTAAMLTECVAPGKFFATHQAIFRNFDQIARTLTTSTKAQQDRWYGQDKAAARRAIASDFGFYPIVASQGLTRAQADQCLNNNALAKRLAEQDRADEEKYNITGTPSFAINGVRLIATYQWSLLKPQLDARL
- a CDS encoding M20/M25/M40 family metallo-hydrolase; amino-acid sequence: MRFVPLAVSALALAMPAAAYAQATPATPAGQEALEILKEAIEVPTVAGRGNVPKLAEKLTARLVAAGFDPKDISFTPVEGTDTGYFIVRYPGKDRKAKPVVVNVHLDVVEAKPEDWERDPFTAVVENGYVFGRGASDNKGDTAMMLAAVMKLKRSGWVPSRDLVLGISGDEETLMRSTAKLAEALKDAELVINGDGGGGELSNDFQPIVYSVQAAEKSYADFKLTVTDEGGHSSRPGSFNAIGAMSRALAKVDAYRFPPQLSPLTKAYWEGTAPNAPEDVAEAMVAFAADPNNTAAAERLSARPEYVGLVRTTCVPTMVNGGHAANALPQSVTANINCRIFPGTSRVQAGEILKQVIDDPRVTLEMMDDGSIESPESPLRKDMMDAITKAVHQRAPGLTVVPQMSAGASDSMYFRALGIPSYGVSAIFMRPDDEFAHGLNERLPIATIDPGVKQWETLLREILK